Proteins from a single region of Aythya fuligula isolate bAytFul2 chromosome 3, bAytFul2.pri, whole genome shotgun sequence:
- the TENT5A gene encoding terminal nucleotidyltransferase 5A, producing the protein MAEDGQAGGCPAGRYAGGCESAQCNVLSWEQVQRLDRILSETIPIHGRGNFPTLAMQPRQIVKVVRSRLEEKGIGLRDVRLNGSAASHVLHQDSGLGYKDLDLIFCADLKGEAEFQTVKDVVLDCLLDFLPEGVNKEKITPLTLKEAYVQKMVKVCNDSDRWSLISLSNNSGKNVELKFVDSLRRQFEFSVDSFQIKLDSLLLFYECSENPMTETFHPTIIGESVYGDFQEAFDHLCNKIIATRNPEEIRGGGLLKYCNLLVRGFRAASESEIKSLQRYMCSRFFIDFSDIGEQQRKLESYLQNHFVGLEDRKYDYLMTLHGVVNESTVCLMGHERRQTLNLITMLAIRVLAEQNIIPNVANVTCYYQPAPYVADANFSNYYIAQVQTVFPCQQHTYSTWLPCN; encoded by the exons ATGGCAGAGGACGGGCAAGCCGGCGGCTGCCCCGCCGGGAGGTACGCGGGCGGCTGCGAGAGCGCGCAGTGCAACGTGCTGAGCTGGGAGCAAGTGCAGCGCCTGGACCGCATCCTCAGCGAGACCATCCCCATCCACGGCCGCGGCAACTTCCCCACGCTGGCCATGCAGCCCCGGCAGATCGTCAAGGTGGTGCGGAGCCGGCTGGAGGAGAAGGGCATCGGGCTGCGGGACGTGCGGCTCAACGGCTCGGCCGCCAGCCACGTCCTCCACCAGGACAGCGGCCTGGGCTACAAGGACTTGGACCTCATCTTCTGCGCCGACCTCAAAGGGGAAGCCGAGTTTCAGACTGTCAAGGACGTGGTCTTGGACTGCCTCTTGGATTTCTTGCCCGAGGGGGTGAACAAGGAGAAGATCACGCCGCTCACCCTCAAG GAAGCTTACGTGCAGAAAATGGTAAAGGTATGCAATGATTCCGACCGGTGGAGTCTCATCTCCTTGTCCAACAACAGCGGCAAGAATGTGGAGCTGAAATTCGTGGACTCTCTGAGGCGGCAGTTCGAATTCAGCGTCGACTCCTTTCAAATCAAGCTGGactccctgctgcttttttatgAATGCTCGGAGAACCCAATGACTGAAACCTTTCACCCGACTATCATCGGTGAGAGTGTCTATGGGGATTTCCAAGAAGCTTTCGATCACCTCTGCAACAAGATAATTGCCACCAGAAACCCAGAAGAGATCAGAGGAGGGGGTCTGCTCAAGTACTGCAACCTTTTGGTAAGGGGCTTTAGGGCTGCCTCCGAGTCCGAGATTAAGTCCCTGCAGAGATACATGTGCTCGAGGTTTTTCATTGACTTCTCAGACAttggagagcagcagaggaagctggAGTCCTACTTGCAGAACCACTTTGTGGGATTAGAGGACCGCAAGTATGACTATCTCATGACCCTCCACGGAGTGGTGAATGAGAGCACGGTGTGCCTGATGGGACATGAGAGGAGACAGACGCTGAATCTGATCACCATGCTGGCCATCCGGGTCCTAGCCGAGCAAAATATCATCCCCAATGTGGCCAATGTCACCTGCTATTACCAGCCAGCCCCATACGTAGCAGATGCTAACTTCAGCAATTACTATATTGCCCAGGTTCAGACGGTGTTCCCATGCCAGCAGCACACATACTCTACTTGGCTGCCCTGTAATTAA